Proteins encoded by one window of Sorex araneus isolate mSorAra2 chromosome 3, mSorAra2.pri, whole genome shotgun sequence:
- the TCHHL1 gene encoding trichohyalin-like protein 1, which produces MPQLLRDILYVIETFYNYAKEDGNKATLTCRELKQLIQGEFGDILQPSVIHAVERKLDLLDIDSDGNITFEEFLLAIFNLLNLCYLDIQSLLNSEARPMSKSGEKPDDVVLQTNTRTCQMTKEILTMQDKEQLPSGTESSTQLSPDERGEDEYNRAEQQGDIKTCRLPEELSWISVHRNQHLVEEQSQDGSQEAHTGENNEVQLETNKATAGHTGSSTKQVGQDKEIPGERNEPGRGQSDWETRQQFGGKGGNLGIQSSPQEATTQKPFRDQEADLEMNVKEHNKIQAVQEKDDLRSEQTIAQKSCLTQKLTEPEDKRKKSETEEAKKTPSETKNSAYGADTDSEIQEPPAQKTKELPVQGGGRSASETPDVRGKRKERRDPDVCGIEEQRESERKTQPLGLVDQTQKYQEHQESLKERDTQKCSMAQELSLEGRKKNHPEIERVAVPAEGARLAEKSKAETLSDEHALAAAAGALGPRDRKQELEPLENKSGTKNERTDQTSDKSVNEDGGYQGQDHEPTVTKIDERSSKTCSSPVPKARNSSSETSNLSVQGKSQRPADALGESVQENRNSNPDTQEQVTQDEENVTQEIVVHSDREEDEQLTEEQRLPVDVKHQNNQSSGTKDPGPARESSRYLECQESLEEGKNTKSLKMEVPGALEKDLTDQFSVTELAAKENSRKEIQVLIASTREDEGETPNIKKNLVKSINENNSASSKTHLETQEPATWKEKESRQALKEDVQQESLNKGHNSSVSQSDLKEMTQKDQPSFSMEKGTVYSNPLYMYLQKNVLQQRDITQDQNQALPVKSSSPGLRNNPSDVSLTGDSQVSQQCTKELLFDEDKEDI; this is translated from the exons ATGCCTCAGCTCCTGAGAGATATTCTCTATGTGATTGAAACATTCTACAATTATGCCAAGGAGGATGGCAATAAGGCAACGCTGACCTGCAGAGAGCTTAAACAGCTCATCCAGGGAGAGTTCGGGGACATTCTTCAG CCATCTGTTATTCATGCTGTGGAGAGGAAGTTAGACCTTCTGGATATTGATAGTGATGGCAACATCACTTTTGAAGAATTTCTTCTTGCAATTTTCAATCTATTGAACCTTTGTTATCTTGACATACAATCATTATTAAATTCAGAGGCAAGACCAATGTCTAAATCAGGAGAAAAGCCAGATGATGTGGTTCTGCAGACAAACACTAGAACTTGTCAGATGACAAAAGAAATTTTGACCATGCAAGACAAAGAGCAGCTTCCTTCAGGGACAGAATCATCAACTCAGCTGAGCCCTGATGAAAGGGGAGAAGATGAATACAACAGAGCAGAGCAGCAGGGAGATATCAAGACTTGCAGATTGCCAGAAGAATTATCTTGGATCAGTGTTCATAGGAACCAACATTTGGTAGAAGAACAGAGCCAAGACGGTTCCCAAGAAGCACATACAGGAGAAAACAATGAGGTTCAACTTGAGACAAATAAGGCAACAGCAGGACACACTGGCAGTTCCACAAAGCAGGTAGGACAGGATAAGGAGATTCCTGGGGAGAGAAATGAACCAGGCAGGGGACAAAGTGACTGGGAGACAAGACAGCAGtttggaggaaagggaggaaactTGGGCATCCAAAGTTCTCCACAAGAAGCAACAACACAAAAGCCATTTAGAGATCAGGAAGCTGACCTTGAAATGAATGTTAAGGAACACAATAAAATACAAGCAGTACAGGAAAAGGATGACCTCAGGTCAGAACAAACTATTGCCCAGAAGTCATGTCTGACACAGAAATTGACTGAGCCTgaggataagagaaaaaaaagtgagactGAAGAAGCCAAAAAGACCCCATCTGAGACAAAAAATTCAGCTTATGGTGCTGATACAGACTCTGAAATTCAAGAACCTCCAGCACAAAAAACAAAGGAACTGCCAGTCCAAGGTGGTGGCAGAAGTGCTTCAGAAACACCTGATGttagagggaaaaggaaagaaaggagagatccTGATGTCTGTGGAATAGAAGagcaaagagaaagtgagagaaaaactCAGCCACTAGGCTTGGTAGACCAAACACAGAAGTACCAGGAACACCAGGAATCACTTAAAGAAAGGGATACTCAGAAATGTTCTATGGCACAAGAATTAAGcctagaaggaagaaagaaaaaccatcCTGAAATTGAAAGAGTAGCAGTTCCAGCAGAAGGGGCAAGACTTGCTGAGAAAAGCAAAGCAGAGACTTTGAGCGATGAGCATGCTcttgcagcagcagcaggagcctTGGGACCAAGAGACCGAAAACAAGAGTTGGAGCCACTTGAGAACAAGTCAGGAACTAAAAATGAGAGGACTGACCAGACAAGTGACAAGTCTGTCAATGAAGATGGTGGTTACCAGGGACAGGATCATGAGCCAACTGTCACAAAGATTGATGAGAGGTCTTCTAAAACTTGCAGCAGTCCGGTTCCAAAGGCTAGAAACAGCAGCTCAGAAACAAGCAACCTGTCTGTGCAAGGGAAGTCCCAGAGACCAGCAGATGCCCTTGGAGAGTCTGTCCAAGAAAATCGGAATAGTAACCCAGACACCCAGGAACAGGTAACACAAGATGAGGAAAATGTCACTCAGGAGATAGTGGTACACTCAGACAGAGAAGAGGATGAGCAGCTCACTGAGGAACAGAGACTGCCTGTAGATGTAAAGCACCAGAATAAtcagagctcagggaccaaaGACCCAGGACCAGCCAGGGAGTCCAGTAGATACTTAGAGTGTCAGGAGTCCTTAGAAGAAGGTAAAAACACAAAGTCCTTGAAAATGGAGGTGCCAGGTGCCCTAGAGAAGGACTTGACAGATCAGTTTTCTGTTACAGAGCTTGCTGCAAAGGAAAACAGCAGAAAAGAGATACAGGTCCTGATTGCAAGTACCAGAGAAGATGAAGGTGAGacaccaaatattaaaaaaaatctagtaaaaAGCATAAATGAGAACAATTCAGCCTCTTCCAAGACACACCTTGAAACACAAGAACCTGCAAcatggaaggagaaagaaagtcgCCAAGCATTGAAAGAAGATGTCCAGCAAGAGTCACTCAACAAAGGACATAATTCTTCAGTCTCCCAATCAGATCTGAAAGAGATGACACAGAAGGACCAACCATCCTTTTCTATGGAGAAGGGAACTGTCTATTCCAACCCACTGTACATGTACCTGCAGAAAAATGTACTGCAGCAAAGAGATATAACCCAAGATCAAAATCAAGCTCTGCCAGTCAAGTCATCAAGCCCTGGGCTTCGGAACAACCCATCAGATGTATCACTCACTGGTGACAGCCAAGTTTCACAACAGTGCACTAAGGAACTTCTTTTTGATGAGGATAAGGAGGATATATAG